A genomic window from Helicobacter pylori includes:
- a CDS encoding M23 family metallopeptidase encodes MGLGFKILALVVLILGGYLIFNAFVTKPRALSFSLNGGENANNDHQETLFWDLKKPIKIRITAPKGIKRYALKVTTKDDLILYEKENLVLDKPKSLEVPLIKPDIMGLEDKCLDYEIHANDWSYANFFNGNKASFKQEVCVDTIKPLIKVLSRSPSIAYGGSAIVIFEALDKNLSQAFVRIKKKDFKAFRLLEFEQRNIFIALVPWSYENRDFKAYVVAKDKANNSNATPLLFKRKTHHVREKDIDISALKDKILKQEIFQNDIEQTLLEMLSHARLKDLEKIQEIALKQGDFYKDFSDFQALKPLNEPFKMTNNFLERRRFLKDDQVLFQFSHLGVDLRPGKDLSLVFDPIIKRVFEGKLDFYGNSLINCYGLGLCVFLAHLKDDKSVGSSGLKLESGLHLGMLLQGVFVRPNEWLNEQWIKTNIIAPIEQAKRLLMKG; translated from the coding sequence TTGGGGTTAGGGTTTAAGATTTTAGCGTTAGTCGTTTTGATTTTAGGGGGTTATTTGATTTTTAACGCTTTTGTCACAAAACCCAGAGCGTTAAGTTTTAGCCTAAATGGTGGAGAGAACGCTAACAATGACCATCAAGAAACGCTTTTTTGGGATTTAAAAAAACCCATCAAGATTAGAATAACTGCCCCAAAAGGCATCAAACGCTACGCGCTCAAAGTAACCACAAAAGATGATTTGATTTTATACGAAAAAGAAAACCTTGTCTTAGACAAGCCCAAATCTTTAGAAGTGCCTTTAATCAAGCCTGACATCATGGGCTTAGAAGACAAGTGTCTTGATTATGAAATCCACGCTAATGATTGGAGCTATGCTAATTTTTTTAATGGCAATAAGGCGTCTTTCAAACAAGAAGTGTGTGTGGATACGATAAAACCTTTAATTAAAGTTTTATCCCGATCCCCAAGCATCGCTTATGGGGGGAGCGCGATAGTGATCTTTGAAGCTTTGGATAAAAATTTGTCTCAAGCGTTTGTGCGTATCAAAAAAAAGGATTTTAAAGCTTTTAGGCTTTTGGAATTTGAGCAGCGCAATATTTTTATCGCTCTAGTGCCATGGTCTTATGAAAATAGGGATTTTAAGGCTTATGTTGTAGCAAAAGATAAAGCCAATAACTCTAACGCTACCCCCTTATTGTTCAAGCGAAAAACCCATCATGTGAGGGAAAAAGATATAGACATCAGCGCTTTAAAAGATAAGATTTTAAAGCAAGAAATTTTTCAAAACGATATTGAACAAACTTTATTAGAAATGCTTTCTCATGCACGCTTAAAAGATTTAGAAAAGATCCAAGAAATCGCTTTAAAGCAGGGGGATTTTTATAAGGATTTTTCGGATTTTCAAGCGCTAAAACCCTTGAATGAACCTTTTAAAATGACGAATAATTTTTTAGAGAGACGGCGTTTTTTAAAAGATGATCAGGTGTTGTTCCAATTTTCGCATTTAGGGGTGGATTTAAGGCCTGGCAAGGATTTATCGTTAGTCTTTGATCCAATCATAAAAAGGGTTTTTGAAGGGAAGTTGGATTTTTATGGTAATAGTCTAATCAATTGCTATGGTTTGGGTTTGTGCGTTTTTTTAGCCCATTTAAAGGACGATAAAAGCGTGGGGAGTAGTGGTTTAAAATTGGAGAGCGGGTTGCATTTAGGGATGCTTTTGCAAGGGGTTTTTGTCCGACCTAATGAATGGCTTAACGAACAATGGATAAAAACCAATATCATTGCCCCCATAGAGCAAGCCAAACGGCTTTTAATGAAAGGATAG
- the minC gene encoding septum site-determining protein MinC, translating to MLKTNQKNVHAFEIEKQDPKAVIEFLEKNHALLQYFLIIFKYDIELEVKAILHKHQLLFLETNRALNGRHIKTMPLEKETNPSKPSNPTIEPKTTIYERHIRSGEEIYSANHLIFLGNIHNGAKIISEGCVSVYGVCEGAIVCFGECLILKEVKSAQIVFQNKILSLKEIERLLVNKNIKIITKNDDILDIKEVL from the coding sequence ATGTTAAAAACGAATCAAAAAAATGTGCATGCGTTTGAGATTGAAAAACAAGATCCCAAAGCGGTTATAGAGTTTTTAGAAAAAAACCATGCCCTTTTGCAGTATTTTCTCATTATATTTAAATACGATATTGAATTAGAAGTCAAAGCCATTTTGCACAAACACCAGCTGTTGTTTTTAGAGACCAATCGCGCTCTAAACGGACGCCATATCAAAACCATGCCTTTAGAAAAAGAAACCAACCCTTCAAAACCAAGTAACCCCACAATAGAGCCTAAAACAACGATCTATGAGCGCCATATTAGGAGCGGAGAAGAGATTTATAGCGCTAACCATCTTATTTTTTTAGGTAATATCCACAATGGAGCGAAGATCATTTCAGAGGGCTGTGTGTCGGTTTATGGGGTGTGCGAAGGGGCGATTGTGTGCTTTGGGGAGTGTTTGATTTTGAAAGAAGTCAAGAGCGCTCAAATCGTTTTTCAAAATAAAATTTTATCTCTAAAAGAGATTGAACGGCTTTTGGTCAATAAAAATATTAAAATAATCACTAAAAATGACGATATACTAGACATAAAGGAAGTATTATGA
- the lpxC gene encoding UDP-3-O-acyl-N-acetylglucosamine deacetylase has protein sequence MKQTTINHSVELVGIGLHKGVPVKLVLEPLEENQGIVFYRSDLGVKLPLKPENIADTKMATVLGKDNARISTIEHLLSAIHAYGIDNLKISVDNEEIPIMDGSALTYCMLLDEAGIKELDAPKKVMEIKQVVEVREGDKFVKIEPDNQLSLNFTIDFSHPVISKQNHHFVFSKSAYKEQVAKARTFGFLQEVNYLRSIGLAKGGSLNNCIVLDENSILNKEGLRCEKEFVCHKILDAMGDLMVLGMPVMGKYTSFSGSHKLNSMLVKAILADAKNYEVLVTTDPAKEVALQKAFA, from the coding sequence ATGAAACAAACAACCATTAACCACTCCGTAGAATTAGTAGGAATAGGCTTACACAAGGGCGTTCCTGTGAAGCTTGTTTTAGAGCCTTTAGAAGAAAATCAAGGCATTGTTTTTTACCGCTCTGATTTGGGCGTGAAACTCCCCTTAAAACCTGAAAACATCGCGGATACCAAAATGGCAACCGTGTTGGGTAAGGATAATGCGAGAATCTCTACGATTGAGCATTTGCTTTCAGCTATCCATGCTTATGGCATTGACAATCTTAAAATCTCTGTGGATAACGAAGAAATCCCTATCATGGATGGGAGTGCTTTGACTTATTGCATGCTTTTAGATGAAGCGGGGATTAAGGAATTAGACGCTCCTAAAAAAGTGATGGAAATCAAGCAAGTCGTTGAGGTGAGAGAGGGCGATAAATTTGTCAAAATTGAGCCAGACAACCAGCTTTCTTTGAATTTTACGATTGATTTTAGCCATCCGGTTATTTCTAAACAAAACCACCATTTTGTTTTTAGTAAAAGCGCTTACAAAGAGCAAGTCGCTAAAGCTCGCACCTTTGGGTTTTTGCAAGAAGTGAATTATTTGCGATCCATTGGTTTGGCTAAAGGGGGGAGCTTGAATAATTGCATCGTGCTGGATGAAAACAGCATTTTGAATAAAGAGGGTTTGAGGTGCGAAAAGGAATTTGTGTGCCATAAAATTTTAGACGCCATGGGGGATTTAATGGTTTTAGGCATGCCTGTGATGGGTAAATACACTTCTTTTTCAGGGAGTCATAAACTCAATTCCATGTTGGTTAAAGCTATTTTAGCAGACGCCAAAAATTATGAAGTTTTAGTGACCACAGATCCAGCTAAAGAAGTTGCATTGCAAAAGGCGTTCGCTTAA
- the thrB gene encoding homoserine kinase, producing MVVSVPATSANLGPGFDCLGLSLNLRNRFFIEPSNFHAVKLVGEGERIPKFLTNNIFTKVFYEILKKHGNDGSFKFLLHNKVPITRGMGSSSAMIVGAVASAFAFLGFAFDRENIVNTALIYENHPDNITPAVFGGYNAAFVEKKKVISLKTKIPSFLKAVMVIPNRAISTKQSRHLLPKRYSVQESVFNLSHASLMTMAIVQGKWDLLRCCAKDRMHQNKRMQTYPVLFAIQKLALENNALMSTLSGSGSSFFNMCYEEDAPKLKQVLSKKFPKFRVAVLDFDNDGVLIEKD from the coding sequence TTGGTAGTGAGTGTTCCTGCAACAAGTGCGAATTTAGGCCCCGGTTTTGATTGCTTGGGTTTGAGCTTGAATTTACGCAATCGTTTTTTTATTGAGCCTAGCAATTTTCATGCGGTGAAATTGGTTGGGGAGGGCGAAAGGATCCCTAAATTTTTAACCAACAATATTTTCACTAAAGTGTTTTATGAGATTTTAAAAAAGCATGGCAATGACGGATCGTTTAAATTTTTATTGCATAATAAAGTCCCTATTACAAGGGGCATGGGGTCTAGCTCAGCGATGATTGTGGGTGCAGTCGCTTCGGCGTTTGCGTTTTTAGGGTTTGCTTTTGACAGAGAAAATATTGTCAATACCGCTTTAATTTATGAAAACCACCCGGACAATATCACCCCAGCGGTGTTTGGGGGGTATAATGCGGCGTTTGTGGAAAAAAAGAAAGTGATAAGTCTAAAAACCAAAATCCCTTCTTTTTTAAAAGCGGTGATGGTGATCCCTAATAGAGCCATTTCCACTAAGCAATCGCGCCACCTTTTGCCCAAGCGTTACAGCGTGCAAGAAAGCGTGTTTAATCTTTCGCATGCGAGCTTGATGACCATGGCGATTGTGCAAGGCAAGTGGGATTTGTTGCGTTGTTGTGCAAAAGATAGGATGCATCAAAACAAACGCATGCAAACTTATCCTGTGTTGTTTGCGATCCAAAAGCTTGCTTTAGAAAATAACGCCTTAATGAGCACGCTTTCAGGGAGCGGTTCGTCGTTTTTTAACATGTGTTATGAAGAAGACGCCCCTAAATTAAAGCAGGTTTTGAGCAAGAAATTCCCTAAATTTAGGGTAGCGGTTTTAGATTTTGATAATGATGGAGTCCTTATTGAGAAAGACTGA
- a CDS encoding DUF448 domain-containing protein: MRKTEIKIRMCVACRVCQPQKGLLRLKSFENQIMEFDGKGRSFYVCENCLKNGEKKLLKAISKIKNAPKDTKNIINWIKERSIA; the protein is encoded by the coding sequence TTGAGAAAGACTGAAATTAAAATCCGCATGTGCGTGGCGTGCAGAGTGTGCCAACCTCAAAAGGGTTTGTTGCGCTTGAAAAGTTTTGAAAATCAAATCATGGAGTTTGACGGCAAAGGCCGTAGTTTTTATGTGTGTGAAAATTGTTTAAAGAATGGAGAAAAAAAATTGTTGAAAGCGATTTCAAAAATAAAGAATGCCCCAAAAGATACCAAAAATATCATCAATTGGATTAAGGAGAGAAGCATAGCATGA
- the infB gene encoding translation initiation factor IF-2, with protein sequence MSDMVDLKKILTELGKTQKELKNVIEQAKDIGLELKTNSKMTPEQAAKLYKYIMEGIREQVQANKPAKNLEQDNKENGVTTPKTSNKKVSKTPKKEEAKSQSKPKKTKEKKKEAPTPILKKKGIEIVDTFENKTPPVENAPKAVAPSQSQIEKAKQKLQEIQKSREALNKLTQSNTANNTNNISNTNAKQEISETKKLEQEHLDNKRHENIKRRTGFRVIKRNDEAENETQNSVTENKKPTQSAAAIFEDIKKEWQEKDKETKKAKKPSKPKATPTAKNNKSHKIDFSDARDFKGNDIYDDETDEILLFDLHEQDNLNEEEEKEIRQNINDRVRVQRKNPWMNESGIKRQSKKKRVFRNDNSQKVVQSAISIPEEVRVYEFAQKANLNLADVIKTLFNLGLMVTKNDFLDKDSIEILAEEFHLEISVQNTLEEFEVEEVLEGVKKERPPVVTIMGHVDHGKTSLLDKIRDKRVAHTEAGGITQHIGAYMVEKNGKWVSFIDTPGHEAFSQMRNRGAQVTDIAVIVIAADDGVKQQTIEALEHAKAANVPVIFAMNKMDKPNVNPDKLKAECAELGYNPVDWGGEYEFIPVSAKTGDGIDNLLETILIQADIMELQAIEEGRARAVVLEGSVEKGRGAVATVIVQSGTLSVGDSFFAETAFGKVRTMTDDQGKSIQSLKPSMVALITGLSEVPPAGSVLIGVENDSIARLQAQKRATYLRQKALSKSTKVSFDELSEMVANKELKNIPVVIKADTQGSLEAIKNSLLELNNEEVAIQVIHSGVGGITENDLSLVSSSEHAVILGFNIRPTGNVKNKAKEYNVSIKTYTVIYALIEEMRSILLGLMSPIIEEEHTGQAEVRETFNIPKVGTIAGCVVSDGVITRGIKVRLIRDGVVVHTGEILSLKRFKDDAKEVSKGYECGIMLENYNEIKVGDVFETYKEIHKKRTL encoded by the coding sequence ATGAGTGATATGGTTGATTTAAAAAAAATTCTAACCGAGCTGGGTAAGACGCAAAAAGAGCTTAAAAATGTGATCGAACAAGCCAAAGATATTGGTTTGGAGCTTAAAACTAATTCCAAAATGACCCCAGAGCAAGCGGCCAAGCTATACAAATACATTATGGAAGGCATTAGAGAACAGGTGCAAGCTAACAAGCCCGCTAAAAATCTTGAACAAGACAATAAAGAAAATGGGGTTACAACGCCTAAAACTTCTAATAAAAAGGTTTCCAAAACGCCTAAAAAAGAAGAGGCAAAAAGCCAGTCAAAGCCCAAAAAAACTAAAGAAAAGAAAAAAGAAGCTCCCACGCCCATTCTTAAAAAGAAAGGAATAGAGATTGTTGATACTTTTGAAAACAAAACGCCCCCTGTAGAAAACGCTCCTAAAGCGGTGGCTCCCTCTCAATCTCAAATAGAAAAAGCCAAGCAAAAGCTCCAAGAAATCCAAAAAAGCCGAGAAGCCCTAAACAAGCTCACCCAAAGCAACACTGCGAATAACACGAATAATATTAGCAACACCAACGCCAAACAAGAAATCAGCGAAACTAAAAAGCTTGAGCAAGAGCATTTAGACAACAAACGCCATGAAAACATTAAAAGACGCACCGGTTTTAGAGTCATTAAACGCAATGATGAAGCAGAAAATGAAACGCAAAACAGCGTAACCGAAAACAAAAAACCCACTCAGAGCGCGGCGGCTATTTTTGAAGACATTAAAAAAGAATGGCAAGAAAAAGACAAAGAGACTAAAAAAGCTAAAAAACCGAGCAAGCCCAAAGCCACCCCCACAGCCAAAAACAACAAATCCCATAAAATTGATTTTAGCGATGCGAGGGATTTTAAGGGCAATGATATTTATGATGATGAAACCGATGAAATCTTATTGTTTGATTTGCATGAACAAGACAATTTAAACGAAGAAGAAGAAAAAGAAATCCGCCAAAATATCAACGATAGGGTGCGCGTCCAAAGGAAAAACCCTTGGATGAATGAAAGCGGCATCAAACGGCAATCCAAAAAAAAGCGTGTGTTTCGTAACGATAACAGCCAAAAAGTAGTCCAAAGCGCGATTTCTATCCCTGAAGAAGTGCGCGTGTATGAATTCGCGCAAAAAGCGAATTTGAATCTGGCTGATGTGATTAAAACCCTTTTTAATCTAGGGCTTATGGTAACTAAAAACGATTTTTTGGATAAGGATAGCATAGAGATTTTAGCCGAAGAGTTTCATTTGGAAATTTCTGTTCAAAACACTTTGGAAGAATTTGAAGTGGAAGAAGTGTTAGAGGGCGTGAAAAAAGAGCGCCCGCCTGTGGTAACTATCATGGGGCATGTTGATCATGGTAAAACTTCGCTACTAGATAAAATCCGTGATAAAAGAGTCGCTCACACTGAAGCTGGGGGGATCACTCAGCACATTGGCGCTTACATGGTAGAAAAGAATGGCAAATGGGTGTCTTTCATTGACACTCCAGGGCATGAAGCCTTTAGCCAGATGCGTAATCGTGGGGCTCAAGTAACAGATATTGCAGTGATTGTGATAGCGGCTGATGATGGGGTGAAGCAACAAACGATTGAAGCTTTAGAGCATGCGAAGGCGGCTAATGTGCCTGTGATTTTTGCGATGAATAAAATGGATAAGCCTAATGTCAATCCGGACAAGCTCAAAGCCGAATGCGCTGAGCTTGGTTATAACCCTGTGGATTGGGGCGGAGAATATGAATTTATCCCTGTTTCGGCTAAAACAGGCGATGGCATTGACAATTTGCTAGAAACCATTCTTATTCAAGCGGATATTATGGAGTTACAAGCCATAGAAGAGGGTAGGGCTAGAGCGGTTGTTTTGGAAGGGAGCGTGGAAAAAGGGCGTGGGGCAGTGGCGACTGTGATTGTGCAAAGCGGGACTTTGAGCGTGGGGGATAGCTTTTTTGCAGAAACGGCGTTTGGAAAAGTAAGGACGATGACTGATGATCAAGGCAAGAGCATTCAAAGTCTCAAACCCTCTATGGTGGCTCTCATTACAGGCTTGAGCGAAGTGCCACCCGCTGGCTCTGTTTTAATAGGGGTGGAAAACGATTCTATCGCGCGCTTGCAAGCTCAAAAGAGGGCGACTTATTTACGCCAAAAAGCGTTGAGTAAAAGCACTAAAGTGTCTTTTGATGAGCTTTCAGAAATGGTCGCTAATAAGGAATTGAAAAATATTCCTGTGGTTATTAAAGCGGATACGCAAGGGAGCCTAGAAGCCATTAAAAACAGCTTGTTAGAGCTTAATAACGAAGAAGTGGCAATCCAAGTGATCCACTCAGGGGTGGGGGGTATTACTGAGAATGATTTAAGTTTAGTTTCTAGCAGTGAGCATGCTGTGATTTTAGGCTTTAATATCCGCCCTACCGGTAATGTGAAAAATAAGGCTAAAGAATACAATGTGAGCATTAAAACTTACACGGTGATTTATGCCTTGATTGAAGAAATGCGATCGATCTTATTGGGCTTGATGAGTCCTATTATTGAAGAAGAACATACCGGACAGGCTGAAGTGAGAGAAACCTTTAATATCCCTAAAGTTGGCACGATAGCCGGGTGTGTGGTGAGCGATGGGGTGATCACTCGTGGCATTAAGGTGCGTTTGATTAGAGATGGCGTGGTGGTTCACACCGGCGAAATCCTTTCTTTGAAACGCTTTAAAGATGACGCTAAAGAAGTTTCTAAAGGTTATGAATGCGGAATCATGCTAGAAAATTATAATGAGATTAAAGTGGGCGATGTGTTTGAGACCTACAAAGAAATCCATAAAAAAAGAACCCTCTAA
- the rbfA gene encoding 30S ribosome-binding factor RbfA, with product MNAHKERLESNLLELLQEALSSLNDSELNSLSVTKVECSKGKHHAFVFVLSQDHKILSKLKRAEGLIRQFVLQASGWFKCPKLSFVLDNSLEKQLRLDAIFDEIAKGKDHD from the coding sequence ATGAACGCCCATAAAGAACGCTTAGAATCCAATCTTTTAGAGTTGTTGCAAGAAGCCTTATCAAGTTTGAATGACAGCGAGTTGAATTCTTTGAGCGTGACTAAAGTGGAATGCTCTAAAGGGAAGCACCATGCCTTTGTGTTTGTGCTTTCACAAGATCACAAAATCCTTTCTAAATTAAAAAGAGCTGAGGGTCTTATCAGGCAGTTTGTTTTGCAAGCTAGCGGGTGGTTTAAATGCCCAAAACTCAGTTTTGTTTTGGACAATAGTTTAGAAAAACAGCTCCGCCTAGACGCTATATTTGATGAAATCGCTAAAGGAAAAGATCATGACTAA
- the rimP gene encoding ribosome maturation factor RimP — translation MTKKIEERIEGVIESLGYLLYDVSLVKENERNILRVSLKNPNGAVSLDNCQQVSEVISPLLDVCDFLKDAYILEVSSMGLERVLKTPKHFKLSLGEKVGVKLVNKESFQAILKDANDLSVDFELEDHTIKSVEYKDLKKVKTLFEW, via the coding sequence ATGACTAAAAAAATAGAAGAGCGAATAGAGGGCGTGATTGAAAGCTTGGGTTACTTGCTTTATGATGTGAGTTTAGTTAAAGAAAATGAACGCAATATTTTAAGAGTGAGTCTTAAAAACCCTAATGGGGCGGTTAGCTTGGATAATTGCCAACAAGTGAGCGAGGTGATTTCGCCCTTATTAGATGTGTGCGATTTTCTCAAAGACGCTTACATTTTAGAAGTGAGCTCCATGGGTTTAGAAAGGGTGCTTAAAACCCCTAAACACTTCAAGCTTTCTTTAGGCGAAAAAGTGGGAGTCAAGCTTGTGAACAAAGAAAGCTTTCAAGCTATCCTTAAAGACGCTAACGATTTGAGCGTGGATTTTGAATTAGAGGATCACACCATCAAAAGCGTGGAGTATAAGGATTTGAAAAAGGTTAAAACGCTTTTTGAGTGGTGA
- a CDS encoding metallophosphoesterase, with amino-acid sequence MLISIAFLLVLYLLNYSSFRMLKSFLTLKKVSQYAYLGFFILLSIGEALFAFYRNTMPSYLFVLTSACSFVTFIVFILSLSFYGFSYSVEKIDFLHSRRKSLKNFLKLGFYLALLGYFWRGFYEGLARPKIKETPIYLDKLDKELKIILLTDMHVGSLLQKDFVNYIVEEVNQKEVDMVLIGGDLVDENIEKVKSFLLPLNNLKSTHGTFYVPGNHEYYHGIEPILSFLETLNLKILGNECVDLDGVNLCGVYDYFARKHQNFAPDIDKALKKRNNSKPTILLAHQPKQIRSLKESHSVDLMLSGHTHAGQIFPFSLLVKLVQTYLYGLYKHSDTTQIYVSSGAGYWGVPLRFLAPSEIAYLRLLPKNHFS; translated from the coding sequence ATGCTGATTTCCATAGCGTTTTTATTGGTTTTATATCTCTTGAATTATAGTTCTTTTAGGATGTTAAAATCGTTTTTAACCTTAAAGAAAGTCTCTCAATACGCTTATTTGGGGTTTTTTATCCTTTTAAGTATAGGCGAGGCGCTTTTTGCTTTTTATAGAAACACCATGCCTAGCTATTTATTTGTTTTAACTTCAGCATGTTCGTTTGTAACCTTTATTGTATTTATTCTTTCTTTAAGTTTTTATGGGTTTTCTTATTCCGTAGAAAAAATAGATTTCTTGCATTCAAGGCGTAAAAGTTTAAAAAATTTTTTAAAATTGGGGTTTTATTTAGCGTTATTAGGGTATTTTTGGCGCGGGTTTTATGAAGGGTTGGCTCGCCCTAAAATCAAAGAAACCCCTATTTATTTAGACAAACTAGACAAGGAATTAAAGATCATTTTACTCACAGACATGCATGTGGGGAGTTTGTTGCAAAAAGATTTTGTCAATTACATTGTAGAAGAAGTCAATCAAAAAGAAGTGGATATGGTGTTGATTGGGGGGGATTTGGTGGATGAAAACATTGAAAAAGTCAAATCTTTTTTACTGCCTTTAAACAACCTTAAAAGCACCCATGGCACCTTTTATGTGCCAGGAAATCATGAGTATTATCACGGCATAGAGCCGATTTTATCGTTTCTTGAAACTTTAAATTTGAAGATTTTAGGGAATGAGTGCGTGGATTTGGATGGGGTTAATTTGTGCGGCGTGTATGATTATTTCGCAAGAAAGCATCAAAATTTTGCCCCTGATATTGATAAAGCTTTAAAAAAACGCAATAACAGTAAGCCCACGATCCTTTTAGCCCATCAGCCTAAACAAATTAGAAGCCTTAAAGAAAGCCATTCTGTGGATTTAATGCTTTCAGGGCATACCCATGCAGGGCAAATCTTCCCCTTTAGCCTTTTAGTCAAGTTGGTGCAGACTTATTTATATGGTTTATACAAACACAGCGACACCACTCAAATTTATGTGAGTAGTGGCGCAGGGTATTGGGGCGTTCCTTTAAGGTTTTTAGCCCCTAGCGAGATCGCATACCTAAGACTTCTGCCTAAAAATCATTTTAGTTAA
- the hsrA gene encoding response regulator-like transcription factor HsrA, whose protein sequence is MRVLLIEKNSVLGGEIEKGLNVKGFMADVTESLEDGEYLMDIRNYDLVMVSDKNALSFVSRIKEKHPSIVVLVSSDNPTSEEEVHAFEQGADDYIAKPYRSIKALVARIEARLRFWGSNVIEIGDLTISPDEEKIVYKGREVEVKGKPFEVLTHLARHRDQIVSKEQLLDAIWEEPEMVTPNVIEVAINQIRQKMDKPLGISTVETVRRRGYRFCYPKPACEE, encoded by the coding sequence ATGCGCGTTCTACTGATTGAAAAAAATTCTGTTTTGGGTGGAGAGATTGAAAAGGGCTTGAATGTTAAAGGCTTTATGGCTGATGTAACAGAAAGTTTAGAGGATGGGGAATATCTTATGGATATTAGGAATTATGACTTAGTTATGGTTAGCGATAAAAATGCCTTAAGTTTTGTTTCTAGAATCAAAGAGAAACATCCTTCTATCGTTGTTTTAGTTTCTTCTGATAACCCCACAAGCGAGGAAGAAGTCCATGCGTTTGAGCAAGGCGCGGATGATTATATCGCCAAACCTTATCGCAGCATTAAGGCTTTAGTCGCAAGGATTGAAGCTCGTTTAAGATTTTGGGGATCTAATGTGATTGAAATTGGGGATTTGACCATCAGCCCTGATGAAGAAAAGATTGTTTACAAAGGGCGTGAAGTTGAAGTTAAGGGCAAGCCTTTTGAAGTGCTCACGCATCTTGCAAGGCATAGGGATCAAATCGTCTCCAAAGAACAGCTTTTAGACGCTATTTGGGAAGAGCCTGAAATGGTTACCCCTAATGTGATTGAAGTAGCGATCAATCAAATCCGCCAAAAAATGGATAAGCCTTTGGGGATTTCCACGGTTGAAACGGTAAGGCGCAGAGGCTATCGTTTTTGTTACCCAAAACCTGCATGTGAAGAATAA
- a CDS encoding 3',5'-cyclic-nucleotide phosphodiesterase — MQVYHLSHIDLDGYACQLVSKHFFKNVQCYNANYGREVSARIYEILNAIAQSKESKFLILISDLNLNLNEAQYLQDKIQEHRLQNKDIQIQLLDHHISGKEVAESFHWYFLDINRCATKIVYEFLKKHYTILEPKDTIWLEPLVEMVNSVDIWDTQGYGFELGKVCMRMINQSSELNRFMFDEENRNYKLKLLEEVKNYLFLENAPVAYDNDLFKLKKIALGGDPTTETMDNISSNAQTHLLSLKKHDCSVYYQDKKGFLSYSMGGISVLANLFLTQNPDFDFYMDVNAKGNVSLRANENCDVCELSQMCFNGGGHRNASGGKIDGFKESFNYRDIKEQVEEIFNNA, encoded by the coding sequence ATGCAAGTTTACCACCTTTCACACATTGACTTAGACGGCTATGCATGCCAGCTTGTTTCAAAACATTTTTTTAAGAATGTCCAATGCTATAACGCTAATTATGGGCGTGAAGTCTCAGCGAGAATCTATGAAATTTTAAATGCGATCGCTCAATCTAAAGAAAGTAAATTCCTTATTTTGATCAGCGATTTGAATTTGAATTTAAACGAGGCGCAGTATTTGCAAGATAAAATCCAAGAACACCGCTTGCAAAATAAAGACATTCAAATCCAACTCTTGGATCACCACATTAGCGGTAAAGAAGTGGCTGAAAGTTTTCATTGGTATTTTTTAGACATTAACCGCTGCGCGACTAAGATTGTGTATGAATTTTTAAAAAAGCATTACACGATTTTAGAGCCTAAAGACACGATATGGCTAGAGCCTTTAGTGGAAATGGTCAATTCTGTGGATATTTGGGACACGCAAGGTTATGGCTTTGAACTGGGTAAGGTGTGCATGCGCATGATCAACCAAAGCTCTGAATTGAACCGCTTCATGTTTGATGAAGAGAACCGCAACTATAAATTAAAGCTTTTAGAAGAAGTTAAAAACTATTTGTTTTTAGAAAATGCCCCTGTAGCCTATGATAATGATTTGTTCAAGCTTAAAAAAATCGCTTTAGGGGGCGACCCTACTACAGAAACGATGGACAATATCTCTTCAAACGCGCAAACGCATTTGCTCTCTTTAAAAAAGCACGATTGCAGCGTTTATTACCAGGATAAAAAAGGGTTTTTAAGTTATTCTATGGGGGGTATTAGCGTGTTGGCTAACCTTTTCTTAACGCAAAATCCGGATTTTGATTTTTATATGGATGTGAATGCTAAAGGGAATGTGAGCTTAAGGGCGAATGAGAATTGCGATGTGTGCGAACTCAGTCAAATGTGTTTTAATGGAGGCGGTCATAGGAATGCGAGTGGGGGCAAGATTGATGGCTTTAAAGAAAGTTTTAACTACAGAGACATTAAAGAACAAGTAGAAGAAATTTTCAATAACGCTTAA